One Brachybacterium kimchii genomic window carries:
- the pgm gene encoding phosphoglucomutase (alpha-D-glucose-1,6-bisphosphate-dependent) produces MAQHERAGQKARPEDLVDVAELLDAYYDLHPDASDPDQAVVFGTSGHRGSSLDTAFNEDHIAATTQAIVEYRAAQGIRGPLFIGRDTHALSTPAFDTALEVLGGNDVTVLIDSRDAYTPTPAVSHAILVHNRGKGGQDATRADGIVVTPSHNPPRDGGFKYNPPHGGPAGSDATGWIADRANELLKSGLSGVRRIERQQAHSRAERYDYLKNYIDDLPSVVDLDAIRSAGVHIGADPLGGASVDYWAMIAEMHDLNLDVVNPNVDPQWSFMTLDRDGKIRMDCSSPWAMASLLEVKDRYDIATGNDADSDRHGIVTPDGGLMNPNHYLAVAIRYLFSHRPDWPTSAKVGKTIVSSSLIDKVTASLGRDLFEVPVGFKYFVPGLIDSSVGFGGEESAGASFLRRDGSVWTTDKDGIILALLASEILAVTGKTPSQLHGELVEEFGASAYARIDAPANREQKAKLKSLTPDAVSATDLAGETITDKMTVAPDGSAIGGLKVSTESSWFAARPSGTEDVYKIYAESFRGEDHLAEVQEAAKQVVDTALEG; encoded by the coding sequence ATGGCGCAGCATGAGCGAGCAGGTCAGAAGGCCCGCCCGGAGGATCTTGTCGACGTCGCAGAGCTCCTGGACGCGTACTACGACCTGCATCCGGATGCGAGCGATCCCGATCAGGCGGTCGTCTTCGGCACCTCCGGCCATCGCGGCTCGTCGCTGGACACGGCGTTCAACGAGGACCACATCGCGGCGACGACGCAGGCGATCGTGGAGTACCGGGCCGCGCAGGGGATCCGCGGCCCGCTGTTCATCGGCCGGGACACGCATGCGCTGTCCACCCCGGCCTTCGACACCGCGCTCGAGGTGCTCGGCGGCAACGACGTCACCGTGCTCATCGACTCGCGCGATGCCTATACGCCGACGCCCGCGGTCTCGCACGCGATCCTCGTGCACAACCGCGGCAAGGGCGGCCAGGATGCGACCCGGGCCGACGGCATCGTCGTCACCCCCAGCCACAACCCGCCGCGCGACGGCGGCTTCAAGTACAACCCGCCGCACGGCGGACCGGCGGGCTCGGACGCGACCGGCTGGATCGCCGACCGCGCGAACGAGCTGCTGAAGAGCGGCCTGAGCGGCGTGCGCCGGATCGAGCGCCAGCAGGCCCATTCCCGCGCCGAGCGCTACGACTACCTCAAGAACTACATCGACGATCTGCCCAGCGTGGTGGACCTCGATGCGATCCGCAGCGCGGGCGTGCACATCGGCGCGGACCCGCTGGGCGGCGCCTCGGTGGACTACTGGGCGATGATCGCCGAGATGCACGACCTGAACCTCGACGTCGTGAACCCGAACGTCGACCCGCAGTGGTCGTTCATGACCCTGGACCGCGACGGCAAGATCCGCATGGACTGCTCGAGCCCGTGGGCGATGGCCTCGCTGCTCGAGGTCAAGGACCGCTACGACATCGCCACCGGCAACGACGCGGACTCCGACCGGCACGGCATCGTCACGCCCGACGGCGGGCTGATGAACCCCAACCACTACCTCGCGGTCGCCATTCGCTACCTCTTCTCCCATCGGCCGGACTGGCCGACGTCCGCGAAGGTCGGCAAGACCATCGTCTCCTCCTCGCTCATCGACAAGGTGACGGCCTCGCTGGGGCGTGACCTGTTCGAGGTGCCGGTGGGCTTCAAGTACTTCGTGCCGGGCCTCATCGACTCCTCGGTGGGCTTCGGCGGCGAGGAGAGCGCGGGCGCCTCGTTCCTGCGCCGCGACGGCAGCGTGTGGACGACCGACAAGGACGGCATCATCCTGGCGCTGCTGGCCTCGGAGATCCTCGCCGTCACCGGGAAGACCCCGAGCCAGCTGCACGGCGAGCTCGTCGAGGAGTTCGGAGCGAGCGCCTACGCCCGCATCGACGCCCCGGCGAACCGCGAGCAGAAGGCGAAGCTCAAGAGCCTCACGCCCGACGCGGTGAGCGCGACCGACCTCGCCGGAGAGACCATCACCGACAAGATGACGGTCGCGCCCGACGGCTCCGCGATCGGCGGCCTCAAGGTCTCCACCGAGAGCTCGTGGTTCGCCGCGCGCCCCTCGGGCACGGAGGACGTGTACAAGATCTACGCCGAGTCCTTCCGCGGCGAGGACCACCTCGCCGAGGTCCAGGAGGCCGCGAAGCAGGTCGTCGACACCGCTCTGGAGGGCTGA
- a CDS encoding protein tyrosine phosphatase: MADFRVLTVCTGNMCRSPAAAVILRQGLVQEGLSGRIDVGSAGTSWDSEGMPMDDRTVKALVSAGFEEPFDHTARTVHQSELVEWDLVLAMTAEHAATMRRKVDQIPEGEPRPDVLLWRQFDPVVPANAREEDMAVPDPWYEGQKAFDRTVLGMIRAMPSLVLYLRVQLDALDSAKKRAGKSEGRTPTHRA; the protein is encoded by the coding sequence GTGGCTGATTTCCGTGTCCTGACCGTGTGCACGGGGAACATGTGTCGTTCCCCCGCAGCGGCCGTCATCCTGCGGCAGGGGCTGGTCCAGGAGGGCCTGTCGGGCCGCATCGACGTGGGGTCGGCCGGCACCAGCTGGGACTCCGAGGGCATGCCGATGGACGACCGCACCGTGAAGGCCCTGGTGAGCGCTGGTTTCGAGGAGCCCTTCGACCACACCGCCCGCACGGTCCACCAGTCCGAGCTGGTCGAGTGGGACCTGGTGCTCGCGATGACCGCGGAGCACGCGGCGACGATGCGCCGCAAGGTCGACCAGATCCCCGAGGGCGAGCCCCGCCCGGATGTGCTGCTGTGGCGCCAGTTCGACCCCGTCGTCCCCGCGAACGCGCGCGAGGAGGACATGGCGGTGCCGGATCCCTGGTACGAGGGGCAGAAGGCCTTCGACCGCACGGTCCTGGGGATGATCCGCGCGATGCCCTCGCTCGTGCTCTACCTGCGGGTGCAGTTGGATGCCCTGGACAGCGCGAAGAAGCGTGCGGGCAAGAGCGAGGGACGGACGCCGACGCACCGCGCCTGA
- a CDS encoding GNAT family N-acetyltransferase, with amino-acid sequence MSAGPLVPTLTHEPEETMVDIIRAREDDWSLVREIRLRSLSTDPEAFGQTWEHESTYDDSAWRERIEAAAWFLAVENEQPVAVVASRHEADSPENERELQAMWVTPEARKGGIAQKLAQSVCSWAKEDGADTVTLYVGPENTGARKTYEALGFADTGDRWEVVEDDPRSSWIKMSRSV; translated from the coding sequence GTGAGCGCGGGACCGCTCGTCCCGACGCTGACCCACGAACCGGAGGAGACCATGGTCGACATCATCCGTGCACGCGAGGACGACTGGTCACTCGTCCGCGAGATCCGGCTTCGTTCGCTGAGCACCGACCCCGAGGCCTTCGGCCAGACCTGGGAGCACGAGAGCACCTACGACGACTCCGCCTGGCGCGAGCGCATCGAGGCCGCCGCCTGGTTCCTCGCCGTCGAGAACGAGCAGCCCGTCGCCGTGGTCGCCAGCCGCCACGAGGCGGACTCGCCCGAGAACGAGCGCGAGCTGCAGGCCATGTGGGTCACGCCCGAGGCCCGCAAGGGCGGCATCGCTCAGAAGCTCGCCCAGAGCGTCTGCTCCTGGGCCAAGGAGGACGGCGCCGACACGGTCACCCTGTACGTCGGCCCCGAGAACACCGGCGCCCGCAAGACCTACGAGGCGCTCGGCTTCGCCGACACGGGCGACCGCTGGGAGGTCGTCGAGGACGATCCGCGCTCCTCCTGGATCAAGATGTCGCGCAGCGTGTGA
- a CDS encoding App1 family protein, translating to MTPAPQPSGPQQARLQPHWSARIENVKNAVVSRVLDTVGWVLRIKPFTGFGTPGRVRIIARVLWARPSAPSDYHDQPVWDMRSMAVRGWRSFISQVAPHQDVRIHLDGREYAVRSDRSGLVDVELDADLPPGVHIARIATTTENTVTAEVHVHSPDEAFGVVSDIDDTVVVTWLPRPMLAFWNAFVIPQTSRRAVAGMAMLYQRIARCRTSAPFVYLSTGAWNVFPVLQRFLYKNGYPDGPLLLTDWGPTNTGFFRSGRAHKERTLETLVEQFPHARWLLIGDDGQHDPAIYAAFARAHPENVAAVAIRELTEPEQVLSSGLRARRHPDLPADSPVVWVQGADGHALLHGLRREGIVP from the coding sequence GTGACACCCGCGCCTCAGCCCTCGGGCCCGCAGCAGGCGCGCCTGCAGCCGCACTGGTCGGCGCGGATCGAGAACGTCAAGAACGCTGTGGTCAGCCGCGTTCTCGACACCGTGGGCTGGGTGCTGCGGATCAAGCCGTTCACCGGCTTCGGCACCCCCGGACGCGTGCGGATCATCGCGCGCGTGCTGTGGGCCCGGCCGTCGGCCCCCTCCGACTACCACGACCAGCCCGTGTGGGACATGCGCTCGATGGCGGTGCGGGGCTGGCGCAGCTTCATCTCGCAGGTCGCCCCGCACCAGGACGTCCGCATCCACCTCGACGGGCGCGAGTACGCGGTGCGCTCGGACCGCTCGGGCCTCGTGGACGTCGAGCTCGACGCGGACCTGCCGCCCGGCGTGCACATCGCCCGCATCGCGACCACGACCGAGAACACCGTGACCGCCGAGGTCCACGTCCACTCCCCCGACGAGGCGTTCGGCGTGGTCAGCGACATCGACGACACCGTGGTGGTCACCTGGCTCCCGCGGCCGATGCTCGCCTTCTGGAACGCCTTCGTCATCCCGCAGACCTCCCGCCGCGCCGTCGCCGGCATGGCGATGCTCTACCAGCGGATCGCGCGCTGCCGCACCTCCGCCCCGTTCGTGTACCTCTCGACGGGCGCCTGGAACGTGTTCCCCGTGCTCCAGCGCTTCCTCTACAAGAACGGCTACCCCGACGGCCCGCTGCTGCTCACCGACTGGGGGCCCACGAACACCGGCTTCTTCCGCTCCGGCCGCGCTCACAAGGAGCGCACCCTGGAGACGCTCGTCGAGCAGTTCCCGCACGCCCGCTGGCTGCTCATCGGGGACGACGGGCAGCACGACCCGGCGATCTACGCGGCCTTCGCCCGCGCGCATCCCGAGAACGTCGCCGCCGTCGCGATCCGCGAGCTCACCGAGCCCGAGCAGGTGCTCTCCAGCGGCCTGCGCGCCCGCCGCCACCCCGATCTGCCCGCCGACTCCCCCGTGGTGTGGGTGCAGGGGGCCGACGGCCACGCCCTGCTCCACGGCCTGCGCCGCGAGGGCATCGTGCCGTGA
- a CDS encoding GNAT family N-acetyltransferase → MSTAAATPAPAPRPAPPAIREATPADVEGIVRVVNLAYRTQGGWTTEEHLVGGARTDAEDVRAAIADDTHLLLVAERDGALVGCCYTDRQGDSAELGLFAVDPTLQAGGVGGALMEEQARRRADEGLASLHLRVLESRPELQAWYARHGFVETGEVVPFAGDAADLKVPGLGMAVMVRALA, encoded by the coding sequence GTGTCCACCGCCGCCGCCACGCCCGCACCCGCCCCTCGCCCGGCACCGCCCGCGATCCGCGAGGCGACCCCCGCCGACGTCGAGGGGATCGTCCGCGTCGTCAATCTCGCCTACCGCACCCAGGGCGGCTGGACCACCGAGGAGCACCTCGTCGGCGGCGCCCGCACCGACGCCGAGGACGTGCGCGCGGCGATCGCGGACGACACCCACCTGCTGCTGGTCGCCGAGCGCGACGGCGCACTCGTCGGCTGCTGCTACACCGACCGGCAGGGCGACAGCGCCGAGCTGGGCCTGTTCGCGGTCGACCCGACGCTGCAGGCCGGCGGCGTGGGCGGCGCGCTCATGGAGGAGCAGGCGCGACGCCGGGCCGACGAGGGCCTCGCCTCCCTCCACCTGCGGGTCCTCGAGTCCCGCCCGGAGCTGCAGGCCTGGTACGCCCGGCACGGCTTCGTCGAGACCGGCGAGGTGGTGCCCTTCGCGGGCGACGCCGCCGATCTCAAGGTGCCGGGGCTGGGCATGGCGGTCATGGTGCGCGCGCTCGCCTAG
- a CDS encoding aldo/keto reductase yields MSNEAFAPSPDRYESTDYRRVGDSGLRLPPISLGFWQNFGEDRDPGTLTAIVRRAFDMGITHFDLANNYGPPPGSAESHLGRILARDFGRHRDELVISTKAGYLMWDGPYGDGGSRKYLLSSLDQSLDRLGLEYVDIFYHHREDPETPLEETMGALAHAVHSGKALYAGISNYSPEHTREAARILEGHGVPLLIHQPSYSMFNRHVEDGLLETASDLGIGLAVFSPLQQGLLTSKYLKGVPQGSRAAGASPFLSATQTEDETYQERVRGLAKIAESRGQSLAQMALAWVLRHREVATALVGASSTTQLEQNVEAARGAEFTDSELAAIDEFAVDGTGRK; encoded by the coding sequence ATGAGCAACGAGGCCTTCGCGCCCTCCCCCGACCGCTACGAGAGCACCGACTACCGCCGGGTCGGCGACTCCGGCCTGCGCCTGCCGCCGATCTCGCTGGGCTTCTGGCAGAACTTCGGCGAGGACCGCGACCCCGGCACGCTGACCGCGATCGTGCGCCGCGCGTTCGACATGGGCATCACCCACTTCGACCTGGCGAACAACTACGGCCCGCCTCCCGGCAGCGCCGAGTCCCACCTGGGGCGGATCCTCGCCCGCGACTTCGGCCGCCACCGCGACGAGCTCGTCATCTCCACCAAGGCCGGCTATCTCATGTGGGACGGCCCCTACGGCGACGGCGGCTCGCGCAAGTACCTGCTGAGCTCGCTCGACCAGTCCCTGGACCGCCTGGGCCTGGAGTACGTCGACATCTTCTACCACCACCGCGAGGACCCCGAGACCCCGCTCGAGGAGACCATGGGCGCGCTCGCCCACGCCGTCCACTCGGGCAAGGCGCTGTACGCCGGGATCTCGAACTACTCGCCCGAGCACACCCGCGAGGCCGCCCGCATCCTCGAGGGCCACGGGGTGCCGCTGCTCATCCACCAGCCCTCCTATTCGATGTTCAACCGCCATGTCGAGGACGGTCTGCTGGAGACCGCCTCGGATCTGGGCATCGGTCTCGCGGTGTTCTCGCCGCTGCAGCAGGGGCTGCTGACCAGCAAGTACCTCAAGGGTGTGCCGCAGGGATCACGCGCCGCCGGCGCTTCCCCGTTCCTGTCGGCCACCCAGACGGAGGACGAGACGTACCAGGAGCGCGTGCGGGGCCTCGCGAAGATCGCCGAGTCCCGCGGCCAGAGCCTCGCGCAGATGGCCCTCGCCTGGGTGCTGCGCCACCGCGAGGTCGCGACCGCGCTCGTCGGCGCCTCCTCCACCACGCAGCTCGAGCAGAACGTCGAGGCCGCCCGCGGCGCCGAGTTCACCGACTCGGAGCTCGCCGCGATCGACGAGTTCGCGGTCGACGGCACCGGGCGGAAGTGA
- a CDS encoding LysR family transcriptional regulator → MTGPGALTLPQLEAVLAVADEGSFTIAAQVLGISQPSLSRRIHSLEETLGLRLFLPVGRQMQLTDAGRRVANTARRTLQDLEDLRRQEAGADGALSGTLRAAGLPSLVATRLPRHLGAFHRAHRDVRIEVFAQEDRELLVESVRTGRADVALTAAGHVPPDLEALELRPQTFLAVVPRETGTSDAQATVGALDTSDTSHAQGTLSARDLAERTLVTLPEGTSIREVTESVFRGLGTTPPRVITTTQRDALVTLALAADGLTIVPEDLAESSPATGTRRLRLPSDVQRPVVALHRREHLRTPALSAFLEVLAADV, encoded by the coding sequence GTGACCGGGCCCGGCGCCCTCACCCTCCCCCAGCTGGAGGCGGTGCTCGCCGTCGCCGACGAGGGCTCGTTCACCATCGCCGCGCAGGTCCTGGGCATCTCGCAGCCCTCCCTCTCCCGGCGCATCCACAGCCTCGAGGAGACGCTCGGGCTGCGCCTGTTCCTGCCCGTCGGCCGGCAGATGCAGCTGACCGACGCGGGACGACGGGTCGCGAACACGGCCCGCCGCACCCTGCAGGACCTCGAGGATCTCCGGCGCCAGGAGGCAGGGGCCGACGGGGCGCTGAGCGGCACGCTGCGCGCCGCCGGCCTGCCCTCGCTGGTCGCGACGCGTCTGCCGAGGCACCTGGGCGCGTTCCATCGCGCGCACCGGGACGTGCGGATCGAGGTGTTCGCGCAGGAGGACCGCGAGCTGCTGGTCGAGTCGGTGCGCACCGGGCGGGCCGACGTCGCGCTCACGGCCGCCGGCCACGTCCCGCCGGACCTGGAGGCTCTCGAGCTGAGGCCGCAGACCTTCCTCGCCGTGGTCCCGCGCGAGACGGGCACGTCGGACGCGCAGGCCACGGTCGGCGCCTTGGACACGTCGGACACGTCGCACGCGCAGGGCACCCTGAGCGCGCGCGACCTCGCGGAGCGGACGCTCGTGACCCTGCCCGAGGGGACGTCGATCCGCGAGGTCACCGAGTCCGTGTTCCGCGGCCTGGGCACCACCCCTCCGCGCGTGATCACCACGACCCAGCGGGACGCCCTGGTGACCCTCGCCCTCGCCGCCGACGGCCTGACCATCGTCCCGGAGGATCTCGCCGAGAGCTCCCCGGCGACGGGCACGCGTCGCCTGCGGCTGCCCTCTGACGTGCAGCGTCCCGTGGTCGCCCTCCACCGCCGGGAGCATCTGCGCACGCCGGCGCTCTCCGCCTTTCTCGAGGTGCTCGCCGCCGACGTGTGA